A stretch of the Marinitoga sp. 38H-ov genome encodes the following:
- the aroA gene encoding 3-phosphoshikimate 1-carboxyvinyltransferase, with protein sequence MKIMPVKRIRAKLIMPPDKSITHRVLILSSMAKDKSILYNLLNADDTKRTYNILKSLGIKFKGDFNKLEVYPKTIKEIEKPLYCGNSGTTARLISGYLSSKNGLFVLYGDKSLSKRPMERIITPLEMMGAKIDSRKGYLPLIIKGNKLKGIDYTLPIPSAQLKSSIILAALNSEEKTIIKGDKNSRDHTERLIKQMNGKIDVKNDVIYVEKSVLEPLKYSIPGDFSSAAFFITLAILHPNAKIIIDNINLNPTRIGFLKILEKMNANISYEIFESNPEPIGRIIAESSNLKGIKIPEKLIPNAIDELPLIALVGLKSEGRTILKNASELRVKESDRIKSVVSNLKNLGIEIEELKDGFVIDGKQDIVGGKIKTYNDHRIAMMFSIAGLISKEGIEIDNVKSVNISFPTFFKYIEHLSF encoded by the coding sequence ATGAAAATAATGCCAGTAAAAAGGATAAGAGCAAAATTAATTATGCCACCTGATAAATCAATAACTCATAGGGTATTAATTTTATCATCAATGGCTAAAGATAAGAGTATATTATATAATTTATTAAATGCAGATGATACAAAAAGAACATATAATATTTTAAAAAGTCTTGGTATAAAATTTAAAGGTGATTTTAATAAATTAGAAGTGTATCCTAAAACTATAAAAGAAATAGAAAAACCATTATATTGTGGGAATTCTGGGACAACAGCCCGTTTAATAAGCGGATATTTATCCTCTAAAAACGGGCTGTTTGTATTATACGGTGATAAATCATTATCTAAAAGACCTATGGAAAGGATAATAACTCCATTAGAAATGATGGGAGCTAAAATTGATTCTAGAAAAGGATATTTACCTTTAATTATTAAAGGAAATAAATTAAAAGGAATAGATTATACACTACCAATTCCAAGCGCCCAATTAAAATCATCGATTATATTAGCAGCTTTAAACAGTGAAGAAAAAACAATTATTAAAGGGGATAAAAATTCAAGAGATCATACAGAAAGATTAATAAAACAAATGAATGGAAAAATTGATGTAAAAAATGATGTTATATATGTAGAAAAATCAGTTTTAGAACCGTTGAAATATTCAATTCCTGGAGATTTTTCATCAGCAGCATTTTTTATTACTTTGGCAATATTACATCCAAATGCAAAAATAATAATTGATAATATAAACTTAAATCCGACTAGAATAGGATTTTTAAAAATATTAGAAAAAATGAATGCAAATATTTCATATGAAATATTTGAAAGTAATCCTGAACCAATTGGCAGGATTATAGCAGAAAGTTCTAACTTAAAAGGAATTAAAATTCCAGAAAAATTAATTCCTAATGCTATTGATGAGTTGCCGTTAATAGCTTTAGTAGGATTGAAATCTGAAGGAAGAACTATTTTAAAAAATGCAAGTGAATTAAGAGTAAAAGAAAGCGATAGAATAAAAAGTGTAGTTTCTAATTTAAAAAATTTAGGTATAGAAATTGAAGAATTAAAAGATGGGTTTGTTATTGATGGAAAACAAGATATAGTTGGCGGAAAAATAAAAACATATAATGATCACCGCATTGCTATGATGTTTTCAATAGCAGGATTAATTAGTAAAGAAGGTATAGAAATAGATAATGTTAAATCAGTAAATATATCTTTTCCAACATTTTTTAAATATATTGAACATTTAAGTTTTTAA
- the aroF gene encoding 3-deoxy-7-phosphoheptulonate synthase: MDIKLVLRKSNENTINDNTIINLDTTKIGYGYFTIIAGPCSVEDKNIIEETAHLLNELNINIMRGGVFKPRTSPYSFQGLGKKGLEYLKLAANKYNLKIITEALDEDSLNIVNECADIIQIGSRNAQNFGLLKKVGKLNKPVLLKRGFMMTIEEFLYSAEYIAYEGNNNIILCERGIRTFETKTRNTLDISAIPVLKKETHLPIIVDPSHAAGRSDIIPDLIKASLAVGSHGIMVEIHPHPEKALSDGKQSLNFKEFEKIIKEVKGLAKYFGVDIK, from the coding sequence ATGGATATTAAATTAGTTTTAAGAAAATCAAATGAAAATACAATTAATGATAATACAATTATTAATTTAGATACTACAAAAATAGGATATGGATATTTTACTATTATAGCTGGTCCATGTTCTGTTGAAGATAAAAATATAATTGAAGAGACAGCACATTTGTTAAATGAGCTGAATATTAATATTATGCGTGGAGGGGTTTTTAAGCCAAGAACATCTCCATATTCTTTTCAAGGATTGGGTAAAAAAGGATTAGAATATTTAAAATTAGCTGCTAATAAATATAATTTAAAAATTATAACAGAAGCTTTAGATGAAGATAGTTTGAATATAGTAAATGAATGTGCGGATATTATACAAATAGGTTCTAGAAATGCACAAAATTTCGGATTATTAAAAAAGGTTGGTAAATTAAATAAACCAGTATTATTAAAAAGAGGATTTATGATGACTATTGAAGAGTTTTTATATTCTGCTGAATATATTGCATATGAAGGAAATAATAACATTATATTATGCGAAAGAGGTATAAGAACATTTGAAACAAAAACTAGAAACACATTAGATATATCAGCAATACCAGTTTTAAAAAAAGAAACACATTTACCTATTATTGTAGATCCAAGTCATGCTGCAGGTAGAAGCGATATTATACCTGATTTAATAAAAGCATCGTTAGCAGTAGGATCTCATGGTATAATGGTTGAAATTCATCCACATCCAGAAAAAGCTTTATCGGATGGAAAACAAAGTTTGAATTTTAAGGAATTTGAAAAAATAATCAAAGAAGTAAAAGGTTTAGCTAAATATTTTGGAGTTGATATTAAATGA